In the genome of Dickeya fangzhongdai, one region contains:
- the acs gene encoding acetate--CoA ligase — translation MSQYNKHPIPAAIAENALITAEQYKKMYQESVQDPDAFWREQGKIVDWIKPYQRVKNTSFDPGHVRIRWFEDGTLNVAANCLDRHLDTLGDQTAIIWEGDDAGESKKVTYRELYQAVCRFANVLKSKGIRKGDVVAIYMPMVPEAAVAMLACARVGAVHSVIFGGFSPESIAGRIVDSNAKLVVTADEGIRAGRAIPLKKNIDEALRNPAVTSVNHVIVFRRTGNPGSWQNDRDLWWHDLIAQADDHCPPEEMNAEDPLFILYTSGSTGKPKGVLHTTGGYLVYAATTFKYVFDYHPGDIYWCTADVGWVTGHSYLLYGPLACGAITLMFEGVPNWPTASRMGQVVDKHQVNILYTAPTAIRALMADGDKAIEGTSRQSLKIMGSVGEPINPEAWEWYFRKIGNSRCPIVDTWWQTETGGFMITPLPGAIEAKPGSATLPFFGVQPALVDNLGNPQDGACEGNLVITDSWPGQARTLFGDHERFEQTYFSTFKGMYFSGDGARRDEDGYYWITGRVDDVLNVSGHRLGTAEIESALVSHPKIAEAAVVGIPHSLKGQAIYAYITLNHGEEPTSELYTEVRNWVRKEIGPIATPDILHWTDALPKTRSGKIMRRILRKIAAGDTSNLGDISTLADPGVVEKLLEEKQAMNHTPS, via the coding sequence ATGAGCCAATATAATAAGCACCCTATACCCGCCGCCATTGCGGAAAACGCCTTAATCACCGCCGAACAATATAAAAAGATGTATCAGGAATCTGTGCAGGATCCTGATGCCTTCTGGCGGGAACAAGGCAAGATCGTTGATTGGATCAAACCCTATCAACGGGTTAAAAACACCTCTTTTGACCCGGGCCATGTCCGTATCCGCTGGTTCGAGGACGGTACATTAAATGTAGCGGCCAACTGCCTCGATCGCCATCTCGACACGCTAGGTGATCAAACCGCGATCATCTGGGAAGGCGACGACGCCGGAGAAAGCAAAAAAGTCACTTACCGCGAGCTGTATCAGGCGGTTTGTCGTTTCGCCAACGTACTGAAATCCAAAGGTATCCGTAAAGGCGACGTGGTCGCTATTTATATGCCGATGGTGCCGGAAGCCGCCGTGGCGATGCTGGCCTGCGCCCGCGTCGGCGCCGTGCATTCGGTGATCTTCGGTGGATTCTCCCCGGAGTCCATCGCCGGCCGTATTGTCGATTCCAACGCCAAACTGGTGGTCACCGCCGATGAAGGCATTCGCGCCGGGCGGGCAATTCCGCTGAAAAAGAACATTGACGAAGCCCTGCGCAACCCGGCGGTCACCAGCGTCAATCATGTGATCGTATTCCGCCGCACCGGCAATCCCGGCAGTTGGCAAAACGATCGGGATCTGTGGTGGCACGATTTGATCGCTCAGGCGGACGATCATTGCCCGCCGGAAGAAATGAACGCCGAAGATCCGCTGTTTATCCTGTATACCTCCGGCTCCACCGGTAAACCCAAAGGGGTGTTGCACACCACCGGCGGGTATCTGGTGTACGCCGCCACCACTTTTAAATATGTGTTCGATTATCACCCCGGCGACATTTACTGGTGTACCGCCGACGTCGGTTGGGTCACCGGTCACAGTTACCTGTTGTACGGCCCGCTGGCCTGCGGCGCTATTACGCTGATGTTTGAAGGCGTACCCAACTGGCCTACCGCCAGCCGTATGGGGCAAGTGGTGGACAAACACCAGGTCAATATTCTGTATACCGCGCCCACCGCCATTCGCGCGCTGATGGCGGACGGCGACAAGGCGATAGAAGGCACCTCGCGTCAGTCGCTCAAAATCATGGGCTCGGTGGGGGAACCCATCAACCCGGAAGCCTGGGAATGGTACTTCCGGAAAATCGGCAATAGCCGCTGCCCGATCGTCGACACCTGGTGGCAGACGGAAACCGGGGGATTCATGATCACCCCGCTGCCGGGCGCCATCGAAGCCAAACCGGGATCGGCGACGTTGCCGTTCTTCGGGGTGCAACCGGCGCTGGTGGACAACCTCGGCAACCCGCAGGACGGCGCCTGCGAAGGTAATCTGGTGATTACCGACTCCTGGCCCGGTCAGGCGCGCACGCTGTTTGGCGACCACGAGCGCTTTGAACAGACCTATTTCTCCACCTTCAAAGGCATGTATTTCAGCGGCGACGGCGCACGCCGCGACGAAGACGGCTATTACTGGATCACCGGCCGCGTGGACGACGTGCTGAACGTTTCCGGCCACCGGCTGGGAACGGCGGAAATCGAATCCGCGCTGGTTTCGCACCCGAAAATCGCCGAAGCGGCGGTGGTCGGCATTCCGCACAGCCTCAAGGGGCAGGCGATCTATGCCTATATCACCCTGAATCACGGTGAAGAACCTACCAGCGAGCTGTATACCGAAGTGCGCAACTGGGTACGTAAAGAGATCGGCCCCATCGCCACCCCGGATATCCTGCACTGGACCGATGCGCTACCGAAAACCCGATCCGGCAAAATCATGCGCCGTATTCTGCGCAAGATTGCAGCCGGGGATACCAGCAATCTTGGGGATATCTCCACCCTCGCCGATCCTGGCGTGGTAGAGAAACTGCTGGAAGAAAAACAAGCCATGAATCACACACCGTCCTAA